Proteins co-encoded in one Flavivirga eckloniae genomic window:
- a CDS encoding glycoside hydrolase family 3 protein, whose protein sequence is MKNNKISMLELLKPRRYRFLIPGILLTLWSCNSNKKTTVFEYQNENLSIEKRVEDLIKQMTLKEKISQMRFDAPAIERLGIPEYNWWNECLHGVARAGEATVFPQAIGMGATWNPSLIFEMGTVVSDEARAKHHKFVEEGKRGISQGLTFWTPNINIFRDPRWGRGQETYGEDPFLTSRIGVNYIKGLQGDDDKYLKVVATAKHFAVHSGPEKSRHQDNYQTTNKDLYETYLPAFEAAVKEAKVYSVMCAYNRYRDVPCCGSDLLLSKILREDWGFKGYVVSDCWAINDFWQEENHGVVKTPAEAGAMAVRNGTDLNCGNVFDPNLNEAVLKELVDESQIDIALTRLFKARFELGMFDDPEHVKWSKIPYNVVASDKHLALSEKIAKQSMVLLKNDNNILPLKKDIKSIAVIGPNANAVQSLLGNYHGTPHNFITPLKAIKDKLPNTQVNYALGSDIASGWPTLNHIPASVLKNGNQSGLKGEYFSKRNFEGKPTLTKTDSIVDFIWTPVRPIKDLKSDVFSVRWTGDIVPEQTGLYRIALKASSYGKLFVNDSLYVEFSADHEPQTRYFDLELKQGKSYPVKIEYHNTLSDPQAHLLWAKLNEDLLTPAIEAAKKSEVVLLCLGLSPEIEGEEMPVELEGFDKGDRSSLKLPKTQIELMKKIHALGKPTIVVLMNGSALAVNWAAENVPAILEAWYPGELGGKAIADVLFGDYNPSGRLPITFYKSVTDLPDFKNYNMENRTYKYFKGDPLFPFGHGLSYTSFEYSNLNIPEKVKINEGIEVTVQVKNTGALAGDEVVQFYLTHEDKQDESPIRTLVGFERIHLEVGETKTVNHIIDADQYASITPEGEKLIESGNLLISVGGKQPGFKGLANANSTEVLSRSILLTN, encoded by the coding sequence ATGAAGAATAATAAAATAAGCATGTTAGAACTTTTAAAGCCTAGAAGATATCGTTTTCTTATACCGGGCATATTGTTGACGTTATGGTCTTGTAACTCAAATAAAAAAACAACTGTTTTTGAATATCAAAATGAAAATCTGTCCATAGAGAAAAGGGTAGAGGATCTGATAAAACAGATGACCCTAAAAGAAAAAATTTCCCAAATGCGTTTTGATGCACCTGCTATTGAACGTTTAGGAATACCAGAATATAACTGGTGGAATGAATGTTTACACGGTGTAGCCAGAGCAGGAGAAGCAACGGTGTTTCCGCAAGCCATAGGAATGGGAGCCACATGGAACCCATCACTAATTTTCGAAATGGGAACTGTTGTATCTGATGAAGCCAGAGCAAAACACCACAAATTTGTAGAAGAAGGTAAAAGGGGAATTAGTCAAGGACTAACATTTTGGACACCTAATATTAATATTTTTAGAGACCCACGTTGGGGAAGAGGACAAGAAACTTACGGTGAAGATCCATTTTTAACCAGTAGAATTGGTGTTAATTATATAAAAGGTCTTCAAGGAGACGATGATAAATATTTAAAAGTAGTAGCTACTGCAAAGCATTTTGCGGTGCATAGCGGACCTGAAAAATCCAGACATCAAGACAATTATCAAACCACTAATAAAGACTTATACGAAACGTATCTTCCTGCATTTGAAGCAGCAGTAAAAGAAGCTAAAGTATATTCTGTTATGTGTGCCTATAACAGGTATAGAGATGTGCCGTGCTGTGGAAGCGATCTGTTATTAAGTAAAATCTTAAGAGAAGATTGGGGCTTTAAGGGCTATGTGGTTTCAGATTGTTGGGCAATCAACGATTTTTGGCAAGAAGAAAATCATGGTGTCGTTAAAACACCTGCAGAAGCTGGTGCCATGGCAGTTCGTAATGGAACAGATTTAAATTGCGGAAATGTTTTTGATCCCAATCTTAATGAAGCCGTTTTAAAAGAACTTGTCGATGAATCTCAAATTGATATAGCATTAACTAGATTATTTAAGGCACGCTTTGAATTAGGAATGTTTGATGACCCCGAACATGTTAAATGGTCAAAAATCCCATACAATGTAGTCGCTAGCGATAAGCATTTGGCGTTATCTGAAAAGATTGCAAAACAGTCTATGGTTTTACTTAAAAATGACAATAATATACTGCCTCTAAAAAAGGATATTAAATCCATTGCAGTAATTGGTCCGAATGCTAATGCCGTGCAGTCTTTGTTAGGAAATTATCATGGGACCCCTCACAACTTTATAACCCCTCTTAAGGCTATTAAAGATAAACTACCAAACACCCAGGTGAACTATGCCTTAGGAAGCGATATAGCGTCTGGTTGGCCAACACTCAATCATATCCCTGCCTCGGTACTTAAAAATGGGAATCAATCAGGTTTAAAAGGAGAATATTTCAGTAAAAGAAATTTTGAAGGAAAGCCAACTTTGACAAAAACAGATAGTATCGTTGATTTTATTTGGACGCCAGTCCGTCCAATTAAAGATTTAAAATCTGATGTATTCTCAGTGCGTTGGACAGGCGATATCGTTCCAGAACAAACCGGATTATATAGAATAGCACTTAAAGCGAGTAGCTACGGAAAATTATTTGTAAACGATTCGCTATATGTTGAGTTTAGTGCAGATCATGAGCCACAAACAAGATATTTTGATTTAGAATTAAAACAAGGAAAATCTTATCCTGTTAAGATTGAATATCATAATACCTTATCCGATCCGCAAGCACATTTATTATGGGCAAAACTAAATGAAGATTTGTTAACACCTGCCATTGAAGCAGCAAAAAAATCAGAAGTCGTTTTGCTTTGCTTAGGCTTATCACCTGAAATTGAAGGCGAAGAAATGCCTGTAGAACTTGAAGGGTTTGATAAAGGCGATCGTTCAAGTTTAAAACTTCCAAAAACGCAAATTGAATTGATGAAAAAAATTCATGCTTTAGGAAAACCTACCATAGTCGTTTTAATGAATGGCAGTGCCTTAGCTGTAAATTGGGCAGCAGAAAATGTTCCTGCAATTTTAGAAGCTTGGTACCCTGGCGAATTAGGAGGAAAAGCTATTGCTGATGTTTTGTTTGGAGACTATAACCCAAGTGGCAGGCTTCCAATTACATTTTATAAATCGGTAACAGATTTACCCGATTTTAAAAACTATAATATGGAAAACAGAACCTATAAATATTTTAAAGGCGATCCCCTGTTTCCATTTGGACATGGCTTAAGCTATACATCTTTTGAGTATTCCAATTTAAATATCCCCGAAAAAGTAAAGATTAATGAGGGTATTGAAGTTACCGTTCAAGTAAAAAACACAGGGGCTTTAGCAGGAGATGAAGTTGTTCAATTTTATTTAACACATGAAGATAAACAAGACGAATCTCCAATTAGAACCTTGGTAGGTTTTGAAAGAATTCATTTAGAAGTTGGAGAAACTAAAACAGTAAACCATATTATTGATGCAGATCAATATGCATCAATAACACCAGAAGGTGAAAAATTAATAGAATCAGGAAATTTATTAATTAGTGTTGGTGGCAAGCAACCCGGATTTAAAGGACTAGCAAATGCCAACTCAACAGAGGTTCTATCAAGAAGCATATTACTAACAAACTAA
- a CDS encoding RagB/SusD family nutrient uptake outer membrane protein, producing the protein MKTYKFILIAFIGILIVNSCSDKDLELSNPNQLSPETFFSNEAQVQSAVNAAYANLQTVALYGRLIWYMMDNMSHEQSGNGQQEADKVTFADFSFDSSNGQIAEYWDSCYRGINKANFVIGNKDIIDAIPESAMSATKKAKFIAEAKFLRAQYYWLLVNRFGNIPLRNGDFSQPEGKPISPKADIIALIIEDLTEASANLLAKSEEELGRANKGAAQAFLGKVLLYEKQYGPALDSFEKMSGYDLESDYFNNFKEETEHGIESVWEIQYNLSLGTGSKWGGPVVGAGQNHATFRGQDYGVLNWFNVYPSDDLVAEFEPGDNRFQGSFYVVGDTYNKGRNTFVESDFAENGGNIRPVAWKKYQNYYKQVDEVQESGINAKVIRYADVLLMMAECENEVGSQATAVGLINRVRTRAELAGLPATLSKTEVFNAIVHERKVELNGEQVRFDDMIRWGIVAQELSGTNFQAGKHELWPIPDREIATNPNVTDADQNPGY; encoded by the coding sequence ATGAAAACATACAAATTTATATTAATAGCATTCATAGGAATACTTATAGTAAATTCCTGTTCTGATAAGGATTTGGAATTATCAAACCCCAATCAATTGTCGCCTGAGACTTTCTTTTCTAATGAAGCCCAGGTGCAATCAGCAGTAAATGCAGCATATGCAAATTTGCAAACCGTAGCACTATATGGGCGTCTTATTTGGTATATGATGGATAATATGTCCCATGAACAATCTGGAAATGGACAGCAGGAAGCTGATAAGGTTACTTTTGCAGATTTTTCTTTTGACTCCAGTAATGGACAAATTGCTGAATATTGGGATTCTTGTTATAGAGGTATTAACAAAGCTAATTTTGTAATTGGAAATAAAGACATTATAGATGCTATTCCAGAATCAGCAATGTCAGCAACAAAAAAAGCAAAATTTATAGCAGAGGCTAAATTTTTAAGAGCCCAATATTATTGGTTACTGGTTAACAGGTTTGGAAACATTCCTCTCAGAAATGGTGATTTTTCGCAACCAGAAGGAAAACCGATTAGCCCTAAAGCGGATATTATTGCATTAATAATTGAAGATTTAACGGAAGCATCTGCAAATTTATTAGCAAAATCTGAAGAAGAATTGGGAAGAGCTAATAAAGGAGCTGCTCAAGCTTTTTTAGGCAAAGTGCTTCTTTATGAAAAACAATATGGCCCTGCGTTAGACTCGTTTGAAAAAATGTCGGGTTATGACCTTGAGAGCGATTATTTTAACAACTTTAAAGAAGAAACCGAACATGGTATTGAATCGGTTTGGGAAATTCAATATAATCTATCCTTAGGTACCGGATCTAAATGGGGTGGGCCTGTAGTAGGAGCTGGTCAAAACCATGCTACTTTTAGAGGACAAGATTATGGTGTTTTGAATTGGTTTAACGTGTATCCTTCAGACGACTTAGTAGCCGAATTTGAACCTGGAGATAATAGATTCCAAGGGAGTTTTTATGTTGTTGGAGATACTTATAATAAAGGAAGAAATACGTTTGTAGAAAGTGATTTTGCAGAAAACGGTGGAAATATCCGTCCAGTAGCATGGAAAAAATATCAAAACTATTATAAGCAAGTAGATGAAGTACAAGAATCTGGAATTAATGCTAAAGTAATACGATATGCAGATGTATTACTAATGATGGCTGAGTGTGAGAATGAAGTAGGAAGCCAGGCTACTGCAGTTGGATTAATAAATCGAGTTAGAACAAGAGCAGAATTAGCAGGCTTACCTGCAACATTATCGAAAACTGAAGTTTTTAATGCGATCGTACATGAAAGAAAAGTTGAGTTAAATGGTGAACAAGTTCGTTTTGATGATATGATAAGATGGGGTATTGTTGCTCAGGAATTATCAGGTACTAATTTTCAAGCCGGAAAGCATGAATTGTGGCCAATACCAGATAGAGAAATCGCAACCAATCCTAATGTTACTGATGCAGATCAAAATCCAGGATATTAG
- a CDS encoding SusC/RagA family TonB-linked outer membrane protein, with amino-acid sequence MMKLKLLGMLLAMFCMQNAFSQTKTIKGTVSDAKGLPLPGVSLVVVGTSNGASTDFDGNYSLQNVNVGAQITVSYIGMLTQTITVGSENTVNITLEESVESLETIVVVGYGAQSRATVTGAVSTVKSEDIAALPVTNAESALQGRAPGLTVVNTGVPGSNPLVLIRGLGTFGNNTPLFVIDGVIVGNLSGISPNDIENVSVLKDASTTAIYGARGSNGVVLVTTKSGKIGKGQLSFNSYAGFQTNTERYDTMNTIQYLQHAANLGVFPNRPLSTYRINTNYQDEIFRTGIMQNYDVNYSAGTEKSTQFFSGGYMKQDGIIINTGFERYSFRANSSFNIGKLKVGESMSIAFGKQNPELQGGGRTLITHAIKAAPYLPVYNPNNEGGFQGPSSSADGQDAENPVRIQTHATSVNKTLGIIGNIYAELELMKGLNFKSQVGLDYFTFDSNTFTPSFNDDSVEGSTTHAQNFASYNRNHSQGQTIIFTNSLTYNTTIAEIHNIEILALAEKNDRKSNNFGGGARNLITNELVQFGPTNQSIGSSSNETKRLGYLGRLNYNYDNKYILSASIRRDASSRFGANNRWGTFPSASLGWNVSKEKFLESTNISNLKVRASYGITGNDNIGDYLYNATLTGGFEYPIGEGNGPGVTANGGSNPDLKWEETTMLNIGLDLGINNQQFTASLEYYRNQSDDLLLSLPAPLSNGINAGNITANVGSVETNGFELALGFNDNEGDFTWSANLNLGTSTNNVLSLGTLESFEGAAMKDGKGNISRTVVGESLFHFYGLVSDGIYQNQAEVDAVFTANPGQTTVQPGDVRYLDLNNDGDITSEDRTILADPYPDFTYGLNLSANYKNFDLNCYITGIQGIDIYNTNKYDLEAGANRLFNGSPILLDSWTPSNPSTTQPRVPGAPQNHNVSDRYVEDGSFTRLKNISIGYTFTDGIFDNYFSKLRLYASGQNLITITDYTGLDPEIGQGNQEFGIDRGNYPQPKSVILGLQVSF; translated from the coding sequence ATGATGAAGCTTAAACTTTTGGGTATGTTGCTTGCTATGTTTTGCATGCAAAATGCCTTTTCTCAAACAAAAACCATTAAAGGTACAGTTTCAGATGCTAAAGGTCTGCCCCTACCAGGTGTTTCTCTAGTTGTCGTTGGAACATCGAATGGAGCATCAACAGATTTTGATGGTAATTATAGTTTACAAAATGTTAACGTTGGTGCCCAAATTACTGTAAGTTATATCGGGATGTTAACACAGACGATAACAGTTGGTAGTGAAAATACAGTTAATATTACTTTAGAAGAATCTGTTGAGTCTCTTGAAACAATTGTTGTGGTAGGTTATGGCGCTCAAAGTAGAGCAACAGTAACTGGAGCGGTTTCAACTGTAAAATCTGAAGATATAGCAGCATTGCCAGTAACAAATGCCGAATCTGCACTACAAGGTCGTGCACCTGGGCTTACTGTAGTTAATACCGGTGTTCCTGGATCTAATCCTTTGGTTTTAATTAGGGGTTTAGGAACCTTTGGGAATAATACACCTTTGTTTGTAATCGATGGTGTTATTGTTGGTAACTTATCAGGCATTAGCCCAAACGATATAGAGAATGTATCCGTTCTAAAGGATGCCTCTACTACTGCAATTTATGGAGCTAGAGGATCGAATGGGGTTGTTTTAGTAACTACAAAAAGTGGGAAAATTGGAAAAGGACAATTATCATTTAATTCCTATGCTGGTTTTCAAACCAATACAGAGCGTTATGATACCATGAATACGATTCAATATTTACAACATGCTGCAAATCTTGGTGTTTTTCCAAATAGACCTTTATCAACATATAGAATTAATACAAATTATCAAGACGAGATTTTTAGAACAGGCATCATGCAAAACTATGATGTAAATTATTCAGCAGGAACAGAAAAAAGTACGCAATTCTTTTCTGGAGGATATATGAAACAAGATGGTATTATTATTAATACGGGTTTTGAACGTTATTCTTTTAGAGCAAATAGTTCTTTCAATATTGGTAAATTAAAAGTTGGAGAATCTATGTCTATTGCATTCGGTAAACAAAATCCAGAATTACAAGGCGGAGGTAGAACACTAATTACACATGCTATCAAAGCAGCGCCATATTTACCAGTTTATAATCCAAATAATGAAGGAGGTTTTCAAGGGCCATCTTCTTCAGCAGATGGACAAGATGCAGAAAACCCAGTGAGGATTCAGACACATGCAACTAGTGTAAATAAAACACTTGGAATTATTGGGAATATTTATGCAGAATTAGAGTTAATGAAGGGGCTGAATTTTAAATCTCAGGTAGGGCTAGACTACTTTACTTTTGATAGTAACACATTCACCCCATCGTTTAATGATGATAGCGTAGAAGGAAGTACAACACATGCGCAGAATTTTGCATCATATAATAGAAATCATTCACAAGGACAAACTATAATTTTTACTAATAGCTTAACATATAACACGACAATTGCAGAAATCCATAATATAGAAATTCTGGCATTAGCAGAAAAGAATGATAGAAAAAGTAACAATTTTGGTGGAGGCGCAAGAAATTTAATAACAAATGAGTTGGTGCAATTCGGCCCAACCAACCAATCTATTGGAAGTAGCTCTAATGAAACAAAAAGACTTGGTTATCTAGGTAGGTTAAATTATAATTATGATAATAAATATATTTTATCCGCTTCTATAAGACGAGATGCTTCCTCGAGATTTGGTGCAAACAATAGATGGGGAACTTTCCCTTCGGCTTCTTTAGGTTGGAATGTATCCAAAGAAAAATTTTTAGAAAGCACTAACATTAGTAACTTAAAAGTTAGAGCCAGTTATGGTATAACAGGTAACGATAATATTGGCGATTATCTTTATAATGCCACACTAACAGGTGGTTTTGAATACCCTATTGGAGAAGGCAACGGTCCAGGTGTAACGGCTAATGGAGGATCGAATCCAGATTTAAAATGGGAGGAAACAACGATGTTAAATATTGGTTTAGACTTGGGGATAAACAATCAGCAATTTACAGCTAGTTTGGAATATTACCGAAACCAAAGTGATGATTTATTATTAAGCTTACCAGCGCCACTATCTAATGGTATTAACGCTGGTAATATTACGGCCAATGTTGGTAGTGTTGAAACAAATGGTTTTGAACTAGCATTAGGGTTTAATGATAATGAAGGCGATTTTACCTGGTCTGCAAACCTTAATTTAGGTACAAGTACCAATAATGTATTAAGTTTAGGTACTTTAGAATCTTTTGAAGGTGCAGCCATGAAAGATGGTAAGGGGAATATATCTCGTACAGTTGTTGGAGAATCGTTATTTCATTTTTATGGTTTAGTAAGCGATGGTATTTATCAAAATCAAGCAGAAGTTGATGCCGTTTTTACAGCAAACCCCGGTCAAACTACTGTACAGCCAGGTGATGTTAGATATTTAGATTTAAATAATGATGGTGATATAACCTCAGAGGATAGAACTATTTTAGCAGACCCTTACCCAGACTTTACCTATGGTTTAAATTTATCTGCTAACTATAAAAACTTCGATTTAAATTGTTACATAACAGGCATTCAAGGTATAGATATTTACAATACTAATAAGTATGACTTAGAAGCTGGAGCAAATAGGTTATTTAACGGTAGTCCGATTCTATTAGATAGTTGGACGCCATCTAACCCATCTACAACACAGCCAAGGGTACCTGGTGCACCGCAAAACCATAATGTATCTGATAGATACGTCGAAGATGGATCATTTACTCGATTAAAAAATATTAGTATCGGATATACCTTTACCGATGGTATTTTCGATAACTATTTTTCAAAATTAAGATTGTATGCAAGTGGTCAAAATTTAATCACTATTACAGATTATACTGGTTTAGATCCAGAGATAGGACAAGGCAATCAAGAATTTGGTATTGATAGAGGAAATTACCCTCAGCCAAAATCGGTTATACTAGGACTTCAAGTATCATTTTAA